The genomic interval ATCATATGAAATAATTTTGCAGAAAAGAAAATCATCGGTGACAAACTTTCAAAAAGAGGAGAGCTTTATCATGAAACTGAGTCAGCGAATTTGCATTCTGATTTGCCTTATGTCACTGGCGTCGCTTGCAACGGCACAGGGTGAAGAAGGGCAGGGAATGCCCCGGATGGGACAGCCGTCCGAAATGAAGACCCTTGCCTATCTTCCCGGCGATTGGGACGCCGTCATGAAAATGAAAATGTCCGATACCTCGACTGCCTGGACAGAATTCAAGGGAACGGCCCATTGCACCAGTCTTCTGGATGGCTGCATTTATCAGACAGAATTCGAGGCCGATATGGGCGGCATGAAAATGAAAGGAATGAGCTTTATTGCCTTTGACCGCGAAACCGGCCGCTGGCAAAATGTTTGGATTGATAATATGTCCGCACGGATCAGCATCTATGAAGGTGAAAGAAAAAACGACACATTGACGGTCGTCGGCAAAGATCTTTATTTGGGAAAGGAGTATATCACCCGGATTATGACTTTCAATGAAACTTCAACGAGCTACGAATGGAAAATGGAATCATCCCTTGACGGTGGTAAGACATTTATCCCAATGGGATCGGCAACATATACCAAAAGACCTTAGGTTCTTCGTTGTATTTTGTTCTAATCCAATGA from Candidatus Zixiibacteriota bacterium carries:
- a CDS encoding DUF1579 family protein, with protein sequence MKLSQRICILICLMSLASLATAQGEEGQGMPRMGQPSEMKTLAYLPGDWDAVMKMKMSDTSTAWTEFKGTAHCTSLLDGCIYQTEFEADMGGMKMKGMSFIAFDRETGRWQNVWIDNMSARISIYEGERKNDTLTVVGKDLYLGKEYITRIMTFNETSTSYEWKMESSLDGGKTFIPMGSATYTKRP